From Neospora caninum Liverpool complete genome, chromosome VIII, a single genomic window includes:
- a CDS encoding putative acyl-CoA carboxyltransferase beta chain, which yields MTQSRTSSFCTRKPVVKAQSGPLSSVPRLMEAQIRSTSCNPLKHEAGSHHGPSLRGVGSPSRFEQNKAQMATYVDELNAAVRIAVSGGGPEAQKRLLAQGKLPVRTRIHCLLDSGSPFLELSQLAGHELYGPQEEVPCGGIVTGLGLVSGRLCMIVANDPTVKGGAYFPITVKKHLRAQDIAAENRLPCIYLVDSGGANLSRQEDVFPDKLHFGRIFFNQATMSAQAIPQIAVVLGSCTAGGAYVPAMADEAIIVKGRGSIFLAGPPLVKAATGEVVGREELGGADVHCRISGVADHCAKDENHALHLTRRIVASLPIRPSCSESFINSQHGSTAALLLGSSSVSSNVDPLLPPEELDGLAPCNFRQPTDIRRILACLLDRSALAEFKPLYGETLVCGFAHLNGYPIGVMANNGVLLPESALKGAHFLQICAQRHLPLLFLQNVTGFMVGSEAERAGIAKHGAKLVTAVSCFPLPKLTLIIGASFGAGNYGMCGRAYDPRFLFTWPNAKIAVMGGQQAVSVLLDIERAAALKRKNKSMKTQSREATMAQGPRFELNEKEWEEQRRAKQAEHERMYDRHSSAVYASARVWDDGVIIPQQTRRVLALALAATLQNPWNNGSSLGAARGSLTPAYGILRM from the exons ATGACGCAGTCAAGGACGTCGTCTTTCTGTACAAGAAAGCCTGTCGTAAAGGCCCAGAGTGGTCCCCTCAGTTCCGTACCTCGGTTAATGGAAGCACAAATTCGCAGTACGAGCTGTAACCCGCTCAAACACGAAGCCGGCAGTCATCATGGGCCGTCGCTTCGTGGTGTAGGTTCTCCTTCCCGGTTTGAACAGAACAAAGCCCAGATGGCCACCTATGTCGACGAGCTCAACGCCGCAGTAAGGATAGCTGTTTCGGGTGGGGGACCAGAAGCACAGAAGCGCCTGCTCGCTCAAGGTAAACTGCCAGTGCGGACTCGTATTCACTGCTTGCTGGACTCAGGCAGCCCTTTCCTCGAGCTCTCCCAACTAGCAGGTCACGAGTTGTATGGCCCGCAAGAAGAAGTTCCTTGTGGCGGTATTGTGACCGGGCTTGGTCTCGTTTCAGGCAGACTATGTATGATCGTGGCGAACGATCCCACAGTGAAAGGAGGCGCATACTTTCCCATAACCGTAAAAAAACACTTGCGAGCTCAGGATATTGCAGCTGAGAATCGATTGCCTTGCATTTACCTTGTGGACAGTGGAGGAGCGAACCTGTCTAGACAGGAGGATGTCTTTCCGGATAAGTTACATTTTGGTCGCATCTTCTTCAATCAAGCGACTATGTCCGCCCAGGCGATTCCTCAGATCGCAGTTGTGCTGGGGAGCTGCACAGCAGGAGGGGCCTATGTACCGGCCATGGCAGACGAAGCGATTATCgtgaaaggaagaggaagtaTTTTTCTTGCTGGGCCTCCCCTCGTCAAAGCCGCTACTGGGGAGGTTGTTGGAAGGGAGGAGCTCGGCGGCGCCGATGTGCATTGCAGAATATCTGGAGTGGCAGACCACTGCGCAAAAGATGAAAACCACGCCCTGCACCTCACTCGGCGCATCGTCGCCTCACTTCCAATCCGACCATCTTGCTCCGAAAGCTTTATCAACAGCC AACACGGTTCCACTGCGGCCCTTCTTCTTGGCTCTTCGTCAGTATCCAGTAACGTCGAtcccctccttcctccaGAAGAGCTGGACGGTCTAGCACCTTGCAATTTTCGCCAGCCGACAGATATTCGGCGCATCCTGGCTTGTCTGCTGGACCGCTCTGCCCTGGCTGAGTTTAAGCCTTTATACGGGGAGACACTAGTGTGCGGCTTTGCGCATCTGAACGGGTACCCCATCGGAGTCATGGCGAACAATGGAGTCCTTCTTCCGGAGAGTGCTCTCAAAGGGGCGCACTTCCTTCAGATTTGTGCACAGAGACatcttcctctgctctttctgcaGAACGTCACAGGCTTCATGGTcgggagcgaggcggaaCGTGCCGGAATTGCTAAACATGGTGCGAAGTTGGTTACTGCCGTTTCATGTTTTCCTTTGCCAAAGCTGACACTAATAATTGGCGCTTCGTTTGGTGCGGGAAACTACGGGATGTGTGGCAGAGCATATGATCCCCGGTTTCTGTTCACGTGGCCGAACGCCAAAATCGCCGTCATGGGAGGCCAGCAAGCAGTGAGCGTTCTTCTGGATATAGAACGGGCTGCTgctctgaaaagaaaaaacaaaagcaTGAAAACACAAAGCCGGGAAGCAACAATGGCACAGGGGCCGCGTTTTGAGCTTAATGAAAAAGAATGGGAAGAacaaagaagagcgaaacaaGCCGAACACGAGAGAATGTATGACCGGCACAGCAGCGCAGTCTATGCTTCTGCTCGAGTATGGGATGACGGAGTTATTATACCTCAGCAAACACGTAGAGTATTGGCCTTAGCACTCGCCGCAACTCTGCAAAATCCATGGAACAACGGAAGTTCCCTCGGGGCTGCGCGTGGGTCTTTAACCCCTGCATATGGTATCCTCCGAATGTAA